One window of Alteriqipengyuania lutimaris genomic DNA carries:
- a CDS encoding flagellar biosynthetic protein FliO, translating to MDAIVLIRTLGALALLLGVLTGALWAVRRFDLRLPGAMVRHPERRLELVERLGIDQRRSAVLIRRDDREHLVIISPEGQIVVETQPCREPRAETAACTSAAPSRRSLPKSFTALLDRSLSEPTEPGAESPPSKRKH from the coding sequence ATGGATGCCATCGTCCTCATTCGCACGCTGGGCGCGCTGGCGCTCCTGCTGGGTGTGCTTACCGGCGCGCTGTGGGCCGTGCGGCGGTTCGACCTGCGCCTGCCCGGCGCGATGGTCCGCCATCCCGAGCGGCGCCTCGAACTTGTCGAGCGGCTGGGGATCGACCAGCGCCGTTCGGCCGTGCTGATCCGGCGCGACGACCGCGAGCATCTCGTGATCATCTCCCCCGAAGGCCAGATCGTGGTCGAGACGCAGCCATGCCGCGAGCCCCGCGCCGAAACGGCAGCCTGCACGAGCGCTGCCCCATCCAGGCGGTCGCTCCCCAAATCTTTCACCGCGCTCCTCGACCGGAGCCTGTCTGAACCGACCGAACCGGGCGCTGAGAGCCCCCCTTCGAAGCGAAAGCACTGA
- a CDS encoding FliM/FliN family flagellar motor switch protein → MSVLNDVPVDCTIALGSTMLPIKQILKLSRGATIPLDCNEDDPTLIYINGQLIAKGQILVDGDKMLMEITTLVKPGR, encoded by the coding sequence ATGTCCGTACTCAACGACGTTCCGGTCGATTGCACCATCGCCCTCGGGTCGACGATGCTGCCGATCAAGCAGATCCTCAAGCTGTCGCGCGGGGCAACCATCCCGCTCGACTGCAACGAGGACGATCCCACGCTGATCTACATCAACGGCCAGCTGATCGCGAAGGGGCAGATCCTTGTCGATGGCGACAAGATGCTCATGGAAATCACCACTCTCGTGAAGCCGGGACGCTAG
- the flgC gene encoding flagellar basal body rod protein FlgC: MSLDNSIGVSAAGLRAQSLRMRVIAENLANANSVADTPGGDPYRRKVPTFKAAMDRENGATTVEITGIAADRSDFKRVHQPGNPAADADGYVKMPNVNSLVESADMKSAQRSYEANLNAIEAARSLTMRTIDLLK; this comes from the coding sequence ATGTCTCTTGATAATTCCATTGGAGTTTCCGCAGCCGGCCTTCGCGCCCAGTCGCTGCGCATGCGCGTGATTGCCGAGAATCTGGCGAATGCCAATTCGGTCGCCGATACGCCGGGCGGCGATCCCTACCGGCGCAAGGTGCCGACCTTCAAGGCGGCGATGGACCGCGAAAACGGCGCGACGACGGTCGAAATCACCGGCATCGCCGCCGACCGGTCCGACTTCAAGCGGGTGCACCAGCCCGGCAATCCGGCGGCAGATGCCGACGGTTACGTCAAAATGCCCAACGTCAATTCGCTGGTGGAAAGTGCGGACATGAAGTCCGCCCAGCGTTCGTACGAAGCCAACCTCAACGCCATCGAAGCGGCCCGCAGCCTGACGATGCGCACCATCGACCTGCTCAAGTAA
- a CDS encoding flagellar hook-basal body complex protein FliE — protein sequence MSISAYDAATAYKTGLGGIPAAKSGGMSGPPAAGGEDGSFGDLVSGLVADTSTKLHAAEQASIRQVAGKGDLIDVVTAIGAAETALDTVVAVRDRVVGAYGEIMRMQI from the coding sequence ATGTCCATCAGTGCTTACGACGCGGCCACCGCCTACAAGACCGGCCTTGGCGGGATTCCCGCTGCGAAGTCCGGCGGAATGTCCGGCCCGCCCGCCGCAGGTGGCGAGGACGGCAGCTTCGGCGATCTGGTCTCCGGGCTCGTCGCCGATACCTCGACCAAGCTGCATGCGGCCGAACAGGCGAGTATCCGCCAGGTCGCCGGCAAGGGCGATCTGATCGACGTCGTCACCGCGATCGGCGCGGCTGAAACCGCCCTCGATACGGTGGTCGCCGTGCGCGACCGCGTGGTCGGCGCATACGGCGAGATCATGCGGATGCAGATCTAG